In one Andrena cerasifolii isolate SP2316 chromosome 2, iyAndCera1_principal, whole genome shotgun sequence genomic region, the following are encoded:
- the LOC143366223 gene encoding uncharacterized protein LOC143366223 isoform X4 has protein sequence MPVTKNVKRQRQAFCHAWLEHPAFQSWLQQVQDDPYKGKCTICSKYITACKSNLQHHAKSQEHIMNMEYGREPLTSTDEATSTDVATDSSSDSMFIGPNAKKVKRQTQRQTFRQTWLEDPAFKSWLQQVQDDPFKGKCTICCKYITASKSNLHHHANSEKHVENTKYRKGSLTSMGEAIMNFSDEVKVAEIRVCIDAIEHNKSFRSFFVHFMRMAQETFKNPDVLKCMSLSPTKMTAICKNVINKSIITKSIENVQGKFFSILIDETTDTSNMKSLCILMRYVHEGQICTDLLDLIRIKECTAENLYRCFRHSLKKYNLPISNMVGVCVDNTTVMVGAHNSLISRLVADNGEICILPCICHSIHLAARHACEYLPPYVEKFLHSLYSYFSQNPKRLSMLEGTQQFMKVAKRKVRQPSATKWLVLSECIKRVLNQWTVLFSALAEASTEKGAGVAKRIFSSLNCLYTKAYLQFMDYILVIFTELSQLFQSSKVLVHRLLPECYRLLKTLGGNFLQSKYLKEPNIHKINVNNEDNLLPLTKIFTGARCMVTLSEIANGNLEENEDMVQFYSNVQKCYQSAFQNIVNRVPFDDAFLNALGFLNPRTALDIDKHQHGQLNCILNKFNSKFDHDDVVNEWYLLPFTFSEEAKEKLQVMSLPQFWHEMSITANAEDERILPNISKLAQLCLSLPHSNADVERYFSTLAQIKNRDRNRLNPETVAALTRIKLDLKNKNAHGYDYKITDDMLNLFNDSMYKNEKIPEELIGILLPDEMNESSSDSDNN, from the exons ATGCCAGTTACAAAGAACGTAAAGAGGCAGAGACAAGCATTTTGCCATGCCTGGCTGGAGCACCCAGCCTTTCAATCCTGGCTACAACAAGTCCAGGACGACCCGTACAAGGGAAAATGTACAATTTGTAGCAAATATATCACAGCGTGCAAATCTAATTTACAGCATCATGCAAAGAGCCAAGAGCATATCATGAACATGGAATATGGAAGAGAACCACTCACGAGCACGGATGAAGCAACAAGCACGGATGTAGCGACTGATTCAA GCAGTGATAGCATGTTCATTGGCCCCAATGCAAAGAAAGTAAAGAGGCAGACACAGAGGCAAACATTTCGCCAAACTTGGCTGGAGGACCCAGCCTTCAAATCCTGGCTACAACAGGTCCAGGACGATCCGTTCAAGGGAAAGTGTACAATTTGCTGCAAATATATTACAGCAAGCAAATCTAATTTACATCATCATGCAAACAGCGAAAAGCATGTCGAGAACACGAAATATAGAAAAGGATCACTAACAAGTATGGGTGAAGCAATAATGAATTTTTCAGACGAGGTAAAGGTGGCAGAAATAAGAGTATGCATTGATGCAATAGAGCATAATAAATCCTTTCGCTCGTTCTTCGTACATTTTATGAGAATGGCACAGGAGACATTCAAAAACCCAGATGTACTCAAATGCATGAGTCTGAGTCCAACGAAAATGACAGCTATttgtaaaaatgtaataaacaaGTCCATTATtacaaaaagtatagaaaatgtACAGGGCaaatttttctcgattttgatCGACGAAACTACAGATACATCCAATATGAAAAGTCTGTGTATTTTAATGCGTTACGTTCACGAAGGACAGATATGTACAGACTTATTAGATTTAATTAGGATTAAAGAATGTACAGCAGAAAACTTATATCGGTGTTTTCGACATTCTTTAAAGAAGTATAATTTGCCTATAAGCAATATGGTTGGGGTGTGCGTGGATAATACAACTGTCATGGTGGGAGCACATAATTCATTGATATCTCGTTTAGTAGCAGACAATGGCGAAATTTGTATCTTACCGTGCATTTGCCACTCAATACATTTGGCTGCACGCCACGCGTGCGAATACCTGCCGCCGTACGTTGAGAAGTTTCTGCATTCCCTTTATTCGTACTTCTCGCAAAATCCTAAACGACTGAGTATGTTAGAAGGTACGCAACAGTTCATGAAGGTCGCAAAGCGAAAAGTTAGGCAGCCATCGGCAACTAAGTGGCTAGTACTATCTGAATGTATAAAAAGAGTCTTAAATCAGTGGACAGTTTTATTTAGCGCGTTAGCGGAGGCATCAACAGAAAAAGGTGCTGGTGTCGCAAAGAGaatattttcaagtttgaaTTGTCTTTATACCAAGGCGTATTTGCAATTCATGGATTATATATTAGTTATATTTACTGAACTCAGCCAACTATTTCAAAGCTCGAAGGTTTTAGTTCACCGCCTGCTCCCCGAATGTTACAGATTGTTGAAAACATTGGGAGGCAATTTCTTACAGTCTAAATATCTGAAGGAACCAAATATACACAAAATAAATGTGAATAATGAAGATAATTTACTACCACTGACAAAAATTTTTACTGGGGCAAGATGTATGGTTACACTGAGTGAAATTGCAAATGGTAATTTGGAAGAAAACGAAGACATGGTACAGTTTTATTCAAACGTACAGAAATGTTACCAATCGGCCTTCCAAAATATTGTCAATAGAGTGCCATTTGATGACGCATTTTTAAATGCACTAGGTTTTTTAAACCCGCGAACAGCTTTAGACATTGACAAACATCAGCACGGCcaattaaactgtattttaaacaaatttaattctAAATTCGATCATGACGATGTAGTAAATGAATGGTATTTATTGCCGTTTACTTTCTCGGAGGAGGCAAAAGAAAAGTTACAAGTAATGAGTTTACCTCAGTTCTGGCACGAAATGAGCATCACTGCCAATGCTGAAGACGAACGTATATTGCCAAACATATCCAAACTAGCGCAGTTGTGCTTATCGTTGCCCCATTCAAATGCCGATGTCGAAAGATATTTTTCCACTCTCgcacaaataaaaaatagagatAGGAATAGATTAAACCCAGAAACAGTAGCTGCGCTCACCAGAATAAAACtggatttgaaaaataaaaatgcacacgGTTATGATTATAAAATTACTGATGATatgttaaatttatttaacgacAGTATGTATAAGAACGAGAAAATACCGGAAGAGCTCATCGGAATTTTATTGCCGGATGAGATGAATGAAAGTAGTAGCGATAGCGACAACAATTAG
- the LOC143366223 gene encoding uncharacterized protein LOC143366223 isoform X2, with product MNKESSSLASIARHSNAAFITGDVETDSITKNVKRQRQAFCHAWLEHPAFQSWLQQVQDDPYKGKCTICSKYITACKSNLQHHAKSQEHIMNMEYGREPLTSTDEATSTDVATDSSSDSMFIGPNAKKVKRQTQRQTFRQTWLEDPAFKSWLQQVQDDPFKGKCTICCKYITASKSNLHHHANSEKHVENTKYRKGSLTSMGEAIMNFSDEVKVAEIRVCIDAIEHNKSFRSFFVHFMRMAQETFKNPDVLKCMSLSPTKMTAICKNVINKSIITKSIENVQGKFFSILIDETTDTSNMKSLCILMRYVHEGQICTDLLDLIRIKECTAENLYRCFRHSLKKYNLPISNMVGVCVDNTTVMVGAHNSLISRLVADNGEICILPCICHSIHLAARHACEYLPPYVEKFLHSLYSYFSQNPKRLSMLEGTQQFMKVAKRKVRQPSATKWLVLSECIKRVLNQWTVLFSALAEASTEKGAGVAKRIFSSLNCLYTKAYLQFMDYILVIFTELSQLFQSSKVLVHRLLPECYRLLKTLGGNFLQSKYLKEPNIHKINVNNEDNLLPLTKIFTGARCMVTLSEIANGNLEENEDMVQFYSNVQKCYQSAFQNIVNRVPFDDAFLNALGFLNPRTALDIDKHQHGQLNCILNKFNSKFDHDDVVNEWYLLPFTFSEEAKEKLQVMSLPQFWHEMSITANAEDERILPNISKLAQLCLSLPHSNADVERYFSTLAQIKNRDRNRLNPETVAALTRIKLDLKNKNAHGYDYKITDDMLNLFNDSMYKNEKIPEELIGILLPDEMNESSSDSDNN from the exons ATGAATAAGGAATCAT CCAGTCTTGCCAGCATTGCTAGACATAGCAATGCAGCTTTTATAACCGGAGATGTAGAGACTGATTCAA TTACAAAGAACGTAAAGAGGCAGAGACAAGCATTTTGCCATGCCTGGCTGGAGCACCCAGCCTTTCAATCCTGGCTACAACAAGTCCAGGACGACCCGTACAAGGGAAAATGTACAATTTGTAGCAAATATATCACAGCGTGCAAATCTAATTTACAGCATCATGCAAAGAGCCAAGAGCATATCATGAACATGGAATATGGAAGAGAACCACTCACGAGCACGGATGAAGCAACAAGCACGGATGTAGCGACTGATTCAA GCAGTGATAGCATGTTCATTGGCCCCAATGCAAAGAAAGTAAAGAGGCAGACACAGAGGCAAACATTTCGCCAAACTTGGCTGGAGGACCCAGCCTTCAAATCCTGGCTACAACAGGTCCAGGACGATCCGTTCAAGGGAAAGTGTACAATTTGCTGCAAATATATTACAGCAAGCAAATCTAATTTACATCATCATGCAAACAGCGAAAAGCATGTCGAGAACACGAAATATAGAAAAGGATCACTAACAAGTATGGGTGAAGCAATAATGAATTTTTCAGACGAGGTAAAGGTGGCAGAAATAAGAGTATGCATTGATGCAATAGAGCATAATAAATCCTTTCGCTCGTTCTTCGTACATTTTATGAGAATGGCACAGGAGACATTCAAAAACCCAGATGTACTCAAATGCATGAGTCTGAGTCCAACGAAAATGACAGCTATttgtaaaaatgtaataaacaaGTCCATTATtacaaaaagtatagaaaatgtACAGGGCaaatttttctcgattttgatCGACGAAACTACAGATACATCCAATATGAAAAGTCTGTGTATTTTAATGCGTTACGTTCACGAAGGACAGATATGTACAGACTTATTAGATTTAATTAGGATTAAAGAATGTACAGCAGAAAACTTATATCGGTGTTTTCGACATTCTTTAAAGAAGTATAATTTGCCTATAAGCAATATGGTTGGGGTGTGCGTGGATAATACAACTGTCATGGTGGGAGCACATAATTCATTGATATCTCGTTTAGTAGCAGACAATGGCGAAATTTGTATCTTACCGTGCATTTGCCACTCAATACATTTGGCTGCACGCCACGCGTGCGAATACCTGCCGCCGTACGTTGAGAAGTTTCTGCATTCCCTTTATTCGTACTTCTCGCAAAATCCTAAACGACTGAGTATGTTAGAAGGTACGCAACAGTTCATGAAGGTCGCAAAGCGAAAAGTTAGGCAGCCATCGGCAACTAAGTGGCTAGTACTATCTGAATGTATAAAAAGAGTCTTAAATCAGTGGACAGTTTTATTTAGCGCGTTAGCGGAGGCATCAACAGAAAAAGGTGCTGGTGTCGCAAAGAGaatattttcaagtttgaaTTGTCTTTATACCAAGGCGTATTTGCAATTCATGGATTATATATTAGTTATATTTACTGAACTCAGCCAACTATTTCAAAGCTCGAAGGTTTTAGTTCACCGCCTGCTCCCCGAATGTTACAGATTGTTGAAAACATTGGGAGGCAATTTCTTACAGTCTAAATATCTGAAGGAACCAAATATACACAAAATAAATGTGAATAATGAAGATAATTTACTACCACTGACAAAAATTTTTACTGGGGCAAGATGTATGGTTACACTGAGTGAAATTGCAAATGGTAATTTGGAAGAAAACGAAGACATGGTACAGTTTTATTCAAACGTACAGAAATGTTACCAATCGGCCTTCCAAAATATTGTCAATAGAGTGCCATTTGATGACGCATTTTTAAATGCACTAGGTTTTTTAAACCCGCGAACAGCTTTAGACATTGACAAACATCAGCACGGCcaattaaactgtattttaaacaaatttaattctAAATTCGATCATGACGATGTAGTAAATGAATGGTATTTATTGCCGTTTACTTTCTCGGAGGAGGCAAAAGAAAAGTTACAAGTAATGAGTTTACCTCAGTTCTGGCACGAAATGAGCATCACTGCCAATGCTGAAGACGAACGTATATTGCCAAACATATCCAAACTAGCGCAGTTGTGCTTATCGTTGCCCCATTCAAATGCCGATGTCGAAAGATATTTTTCCACTCTCgcacaaataaaaaatagagatAGGAATAGATTAAACCCAGAAACAGTAGCTGCGCTCACCAGAATAAAACtggatttgaaaaataaaaatgcacacgGTTATGATTATAAAATTACTGATGATatgttaaatttatttaacgacAGTATGTATAAGAACGAGAAAATACCGGAAGAGCTCATCGGAATTTTATTGCCGGATGAGATGAATGAAAGTAGTAGCGATAGCGACAACAATTAG
- the LOC143366223 gene encoding uncharacterized protein LOC143366223 isoform X3, which produces MNKESCSDTIFIMPVTKNVKRQRQAFCHAWLEHPAFQSWLQQVQDDPYKGKCTICSKYITACKSNLQHHAKSQEHIMNMEYGREPLTSTDEATSTDVATDSSSDSMFIGPNAKKVKRQTQRQTFRQTWLEDPAFKSWLQQVQDDPFKGKCTICCKYITASKSNLHHHANSEKHVENTKYRKGSLTSMGEAIMNFSDEVKVAEIRVCIDAIEHNKSFRSFFVHFMRMAQETFKNPDVLKCMSLSPTKMTAICKNVINKSIITKSIENVQGKFFSILIDETTDTSNMKSLCILMRYVHEGQICTDLLDLIRIKECTAENLYRCFRHSLKKYNLPISNMVGVCVDNTTVMVGAHNSLISRLVADNGEICILPCICHSIHLAARHACEYLPPYVEKFLHSLYSYFSQNPKRLSMLEGTQQFMKVAKRKVRQPSATKWLVLSECIKRVLNQWTVLFSALAEASTEKGAGVAKRIFSSLNCLYTKAYLQFMDYILVIFTELSQLFQSSKVLVHRLLPECYRLLKTLGGNFLQSKYLKEPNIHKINVNNEDNLLPLTKIFTGARCMVTLSEIANGNLEENEDMVQFYSNVQKCYQSAFQNIVNRVPFDDAFLNALGFLNPRTALDIDKHQHGQLNCILNKFNSKFDHDDVVNEWYLLPFTFSEEAKEKLQVMSLPQFWHEMSITANAEDERILPNISKLAQLCLSLPHSNADVERYFSTLAQIKNRDRNRLNPETVAALTRIKLDLKNKNAHGYDYKITDDMLNLFNDSMYKNEKIPEELIGILLPDEMNESSSDSDNN; this is translated from the exons ATGAATAAGGAATCAT GCAGTGATACCATTTTCATCATGCCAGTTACAAAGAACGTAAAGAGGCAGAGACAAGCATTTTGCCATGCCTGGCTGGAGCACCCAGCCTTTCAATCCTGGCTACAACAAGTCCAGGACGACCCGTACAAGGGAAAATGTACAATTTGTAGCAAATATATCACAGCGTGCAAATCTAATTTACAGCATCATGCAAAGAGCCAAGAGCATATCATGAACATGGAATATGGAAGAGAACCACTCACGAGCACGGATGAAGCAACAAGCACGGATGTAGCGACTGATTCAA GCAGTGATAGCATGTTCATTGGCCCCAATGCAAAGAAAGTAAAGAGGCAGACACAGAGGCAAACATTTCGCCAAACTTGGCTGGAGGACCCAGCCTTCAAATCCTGGCTACAACAGGTCCAGGACGATCCGTTCAAGGGAAAGTGTACAATTTGCTGCAAATATATTACAGCAAGCAAATCTAATTTACATCATCATGCAAACAGCGAAAAGCATGTCGAGAACACGAAATATAGAAAAGGATCACTAACAAGTATGGGTGAAGCAATAATGAATTTTTCAGACGAGGTAAAGGTGGCAGAAATAAGAGTATGCATTGATGCAATAGAGCATAATAAATCCTTTCGCTCGTTCTTCGTACATTTTATGAGAATGGCACAGGAGACATTCAAAAACCCAGATGTACTCAAATGCATGAGTCTGAGTCCAACGAAAATGACAGCTATttgtaaaaatgtaataaacaaGTCCATTATtacaaaaagtatagaaaatgtACAGGGCaaatttttctcgattttgatCGACGAAACTACAGATACATCCAATATGAAAAGTCTGTGTATTTTAATGCGTTACGTTCACGAAGGACAGATATGTACAGACTTATTAGATTTAATTAGGATTAAAGAATGTACAGCAGAAAACTTATATCGGTGTTTTCGACATTCTTTAAAGAAGTATAATTTGCCTATAAGCAATATGGTTGGGGTGTGCGTGGATAATACAACTGTCATGGTGGGAGCACATAATTCATTGATATCTCGTTTAGTAGCAGACAATGGCGAAATTTGTATCTTACCGTGCATTTGCCACTCAATACATTTGGCTGCACGCCACGCGTGCGAATACCTGCCGCCGTACGTTGAGAAGTTTCTGCATTCCCTTTATTCGTACTTCTCGCAAAATCCTAAACGACTGAGTATGTTAGAAGGTACGCAACAGTTCATGAAGGTCGCAAAGCGAAAAGTTAGGCAGCCATCGGCAACTAAGTGGCTAGTACTATCTGAATGTATAAAAAGAGTCTTAAATCAGTGGACAGTTTTATTTAGCGCGTTAGCGGAGGCATCAACAGAAAAAGGTGCTGGTGTCGCAAAGAGaatattttcaagtttgaaTTGTCTTTATACCAAGGCGTATTTGCAATTCATGGATTATATATTAGTTATATTTACTGAACTCAGCCAACTATTTCAAAGCTCGAAGGTTTTAGTTCACCGCCTGCTCCCCGAATGTTACAGATTGTTGAAAACATTGGGAGGCAATTTCTTACAGTCTAAATATCTGAAGGAACCAAATATACACAAAATAAATGTGAATAATGAAGATAATTTACTACCACTGACAAAAATTTTTACTGGGGCAAGATGTATGGTTACACTGAGTGAAATTGCAAATGGTAATTTGGAAGAAAACGAAGACATGGTACAGTTTTATTCAAACGTACAGAAATGTTACCAATCGGCCTTCCAAAATATTGTCAATAGAGTGCCATTTGATGACGCATTTTTAAATGCACTAGGTTTTTTAAACCCGCGAACAGCTTTAGACATTGACAAACATCAGCACGGCcaattaaactgtattttaaacaaatttaattctAAATTCGATCATGACGATGTAGTAAATGAATGGTATTTATTGCCGTTTACTTTCTCGGAGGAGGCAAAAGAAAAGTTACAAGTAATGAGTTTACCTCAGTTCTGGCACGAAATGAGCATCACTGCCAATGCTGAAGACGAACGTATATTGCCAAACATATCCAAACTAGCGCAGTTGTGCTTATCGTTGCCCCATTCAAATGCCGATGTCGAAAGATATTTTTCCACTCTCgcacaaataaaaaatagagatAGGAATAGATTAAACCCAGAAACAGTAGCTGCGCTCACCAGAATAAAACtggatttgaaaaataaaaatgcacacgGTTATGATTATAAAATTACTGATGATatgttaaatttatttaacgacAGTATGTATAAGAACGAGAAAATACCGGAAGAGCTCATCGGAATTTTATTGCCGGATGAGATGAATGAAAGTAGTAGCGATAGCGACAACAATTAG
- the LOC143366223 gene encoding uncharacterized protein LOC143366223 isoform X5 yields MNKESCSDSMFIGPNAKKVKRQTQRQTFRQTWLEDPAFKSWLQQVQDDPFKGKCTICCKYITASKSNLHHHANSEKHVENTKYRKGSLTSMGEAIMNFSDEVKVAEIRVCIDAIEHNKSFRSFFVHFMRMAQETFKNPDVLKCMSLSPTKMTAICKNVINKSIITKSIENVQGKFFSILIDETTDTSNMKSLCILMRYVHEGQICTDLLDLIRIKECTAENLYRCFRHSLKKYNLPISNMVGVCVDNTTVMVGAHNSLISRLVADNGEICILPCICHSIHLAARHACEYLPPYVEKFLHSLYSYFSQNPKRLSMLEGTQQFMKVAKRKVRQPSATKWLVLSECIKRVLNQWTVLFSALAEASTEKGAGVAKRIFSSLNCLYTKAYLQFMDYILVIFTELSQLFQSSKVLVHRLLPECYRLLKTLGGNFLQSKYLKEPNIHKINVNNEDNLLPLTKIFTGARCMVTLSEIANGNLEENEDMVQFYSNVQKCYQSAFQNIVNRVPFDDAFLNALGFLNPRTALDIDKHQHGQLNCILNKFNSKFDHDDVVNEWYLLPFTFSEEAKEKLQVMSLPQFWHEMSITANAEDERILPNISKLAQLCLSLPHSNADVERYFSTLAQIKNRDRNRLNPETVAALTRIKLDLKNKNAHGYDYKITDDMLNLFNDSMYKNEKIPEELIGILLPDEMNESSSDSDNN; encoded by the exons ATGAATAAGGAATCAT GCAGTGATAGCATGTTCATTGGCCCCAATGCAAAGAAAGTAAAGAGGCAGACACAGAGGCAAACATTTCGCCAAACTTGGCTGGAGGACCCAGCCTTCAAATCCTGGCTACAACAGGTCCAGGACGATCCGTTCAAGGGAAAGTGTACAATTTGCTGCAAATATATTACAGCAAGCAAATCTAATTTACATCATCATGCAAACAGCGAAAAGCATGTCGAGAACACGAAATATAGAAAAGGATCACTAACAAGTATGGGTGAAGCAATAATGAATTTTTCAGACGAGGTAAAGGTGGCAGAAATAAGAGTATGCATTGATGCAATAGAGCATAATAAATCCTTTCGCTCGTTCTTCGTACATTTTATGAGAATGGCACAGGAGACATTCAAAAACCCAGATGTACTCAAATGCATGAGTCTGAGTCCAACGAAAATGACAGCTATttgtaaaaatgtaataaacaaGTCCATTATtacaaaaagtatagaaaatgtACAGGGCaaatttttctcgattttgatCGACGAAACTACAGATACATCCAATATGAAAAGTCTGTGTATTTTAATGCGTTACGTTCACGAAGGACAGATATGTACAGACTTATTAGATTTAATTAGGATTAAAGAATGTACAGCAGAAAACTTATATCGGTGTTTTCGACATTCTTTAAAGAAGTATAATTTGCCTATAAGCAATATGGTTGGGGTGTGCGTGGATAATACAACTGTCATGGTGGGAGCACATAATTCATTGATATCTCGTTTAGTAGCAGACAATGGCGAAATTTGTATCTTACCGTGCATTTGCCACTCAATACATTTGGCTGCACGCCACGCGTGCGAATACCTGCCGCCGTACGTTGAGAAGTTTCTGCATTCCCTTTATTCGTACTTCTCGCAAAATCCTAAACGACTGAGTATGTTAGAAGGTACGCAACAGTTCATGAAGGTCGCAAAGCGAAAAGTTAGGCAGCCATCGGCAACTAAGTGGCTAGTACTATCTGAATGTATAAAAAGAGTCTTAAATCAGTGGACAGTTTTATTTAGCGCGTTAGCGGAGGCATCAACAGAAAAAGGTGCTGGTGTCGCAAAGAGaatattttcaagtttgaaTTGTCTTTATACCAAGGCGTATTTGCAATTCATGGATTATATATTAGTTATATTTACTGAACTCAGCCAACTATTTCAAAGCTCGAAGGTTTTAGTTCACCGCCTGCTCCCCGAATGTTACAGATTGTTGAAAACATTGGGAGGCAATTTCTTACAGTCTAAATATCTGAAGGAACCAAATATACACAAAATAAATGTGAATAATGAAGATAATTTACTACCACTGACAAAAATTTTTACTGGGGCAAGATGTATGGTTACACTGAGTGAAATTGCAAATGGTAATTTGGAAGAAAACGAAGACATGGTACAGTTTTATTCAAACGTACAGAAATGTTACCAATCGGCCTTCCAAAATATTGTCAATAGAGTGCCATTTGATGACGCATTTTTAAATGCACTAGGTTTTTTAAACCCGCGAACAGCTTTAGACATTGACAAACATCAGCACGGCcaattaaactgtattttaaacaaatttaattctAAATTCGATCATGACGATGTAGTAAATGAATGGTATTTATTGCCGTTTACTTTCTCGGAGGAGGCAAAAGAAAAGTTACAAGTAATGAGTTTACCTCAGTTCTGGCACGAAATGAGCATCACTGCCAATGCTGAAGACGAACGTATATTGCCAAACATATCCAAACTAGCGCAGTTGTGCTTATCGTTGCCCCATTCAAATGCCGATGTCGAAAGATATTTTTCCACTCTCgcacaaataaaaaatagagatAGGAATAGATTAAACCCAGAAACAGTAGCTGCGCTCACCAGAATAAAACtggatttgaaaaataaaaatgcacacgGTTATGATTATAAAATTACTGATGATatgttaaatttatttaacgacAGTATGTATAAGAACGAGAAAATACCGGAAGAGCTCATCGGAATTTTATTGCCGGATGAGATGAATGAAAGTAGTAGCGATAGCGACAACAATTAG